The Streptomyces sp. Mut1 genome window below encodes:
- the mug gene encoding G/U mismatch-specific DNA glycosylase: MTPEDLQAARDRVVPDVVAGGLRVLFCGINPSLTTGATGHHFAFPGNRFWPVLHLSGFTPRQLRPADQAELLQYGLGITNVVARATARADELSAEEFRAGGQILTSKVERLRPRWLAVVGITAYRTAFGDRRARIGPQERTTGGARVWALPNPSGLNAHWTAQTMAEEYKRLRTAVDEDGTA; encoded by the coding sequence ATGACGCCCGAGGACCTCCAAGCTGCCCGTGACCGTGTTGTTCCCGACGTGGTCGCGGGCGGCCTGCGCGTGCTGTTCTGCGGGATCAACCCGAGCCTGACGACGGGTGCCACGGGCCACCACTTCGCTTTCCCCGGCAACCGCTTCTGGCCCGTGCTCCACCTGTCGGGTTTCACACCACGGCAGTTGCGCCCCGCCGACCAGGCCGAGCTGCTTCAGTACGGGCTGGGCATCACCAACGTCGTCGCCAGGGCCACGGCCCGAGCCGACGAACTGTCCGCCGAGGAATTCCGGGCCGGAGGACAGATCCTGACCTCCAAGGTCGAGCGGCTGCGGCCACGGTGGCTGGCCGTGGTCGGCATCACCGCCTACCGCACGGCGTTCGGCGACCGCCGTGCCCGCATCGGCCCTCAGGAGCGGACGACAGGCGGGGCCCGCGTCTGGGCGCTGCCCAACCCCAGCGGCCTCAACGCCCACTGGACCGCTCAGACCATGGCCGAGGAGTACAAACGCCTGCGGACGGCCGTGGACGAGGACGGCACCGCGTAG
- a CDS encoding SGNH/GDSL hydrolase family protein — protein MEMNATYTSLVAVGDSFTEGMSDLLPDGSYRGWADVLASRLAARTPGFRYANLAVRGKLIGQIVDEQVDVAAAMRADVVTLVGGLNDTLRPKCDMGMVRGRLEEAVERLAPSCRKLVLMRSPGRNGPVMERFRPRMEELFALVEELAARHDAVVVDLYGAPALGDPRLWDVDRLHLTAEGHRRVAEAVWQALGLPPESDWQAVLPTAVPPRWAARRVDDVRFARRHLLPWIGRRLTGRSSGDGRAGAQFSAELGRAFWVTPEEGGASAPVASWRRLDHGNVDSGERGASDASRS, from the coding sequence ATGGAAATGAATGCCACATACACCAGCCTTGTCGCGGTCGGCGACTCGTTCACCGAGGGCATGTCGGACCTGCTGCCCGACGGTTCGTACCGGGGCTGGGCCGATGTGCTCGCCTCCCGGCTCGCCGCCCGCACGCCCGGCTTCCGGTACGCCAATCTCGCGGTACGCGGCAAGCTCATCGGCCAAATCGTGGACGAGCAGGTGGACGTGGCGGCGGCCATGCGGGCCGATGTGGTGACGCTGGTCGGCGGCCTCAACGACACCCTGCGCCCCAAGTGCGACATGGGCATGGTCCGCGGGCGGCTGGAGGAGGCGGTGGAGCGCCTGGCGCCGTCGTGCAGGAAGCTGGTGCTGATGCGCAGCCCCGGGCGCAACGGCCCGGTGATGGAGCGGTTCCGGCCACGCATGGAGGAGCTTTTCGCCCTGGTCGAGGAGCTGGCCGCCCGGCATGACGCGGTCGTCGTCGACCTCTACGGCGCACCGGCCCTGGGCGACCCCCGGCTGTGGGACGTCGACCGGCTGCATCTGACCGCCGAGGGGCACCGCAGGGTGGCCGAGGCGGTCTGGCAGGCGCTGGGGCTGCCGCCGGAGAGCGACTGGCAGGCCGTACTGCCCACCGCCGTCCCGCCTCGCTGGGCCGCCCGGCGCGTGGACGATGTGCGCTTCGCCCGCCGGCATCTGCTGCCGTGGATCGGGAGGCGTCTGACGGGGCGCTCGTCGGGCGACGGCCGGGCGGGGGCGCAGTTCAGCGCCGAGCTGGGCCGGGCTTTCTGGGTCACCCCCGAGGAGGGCGGCGCCTCGGCTCCGGTGGCCTCGTGGCGCCGTCTGGACCACGGCAACGTGGACAGCGGCGAGCGGGGGGCATCGGACGCGTCGCGTTCGTAG
- the purB gene encoding adenylosuccinate lyase has translation MTAVSAKPRIPNVLAGRYASTELAVLWSPEQKVKLERQLWLAVLRAQKDLGIEVPDAALADYERVVDQVDLASIAEREKVTRHDVKARIEEFNALAGHEHVHKGMTSRDLTENVEQLQIRLSLELMRDRTVAVLARLGKLAAEYRELVVAGRSHNVAAQATTLGKRFATAADELLVAYGRLEDLLERYPLRGIKGPVGTAQDMLDLLGGDAGKLAELEQRIAGHLGFAQAFTSVGQVYPRSLDYDVVTALVQLAAAPSSVAKTIRLMAGHELVTEGFKPGQVGSSAMPHKMNTRSCERVNGLMVILRGYASMTGELAGDQWNEGDVSCSVVRRVALPDAFFAFDGLVETFLTVLDEFGAFPAVVARELDRYLPFLATTKVLMGAVRAGVGREVAHEAIKENAVASALAMREQGTERNELLDKLAADERIPLDRAQLDELMADKLSFTGAAGDQVTALVSRIEEITKQHPEAAGYTPGSIL, from the coding sequence GTGACTGCTGTGTCTGCGAAGCCTCGCATCCCCAATGTCCTGGCCGGCCGCTACGCCTCCACGGAGCTGGCCGTCCTCTGGTCCCCCGAGCAGAAGGTGAAGCTGGAACGTCAGCTGTGGCTGGCGGTGCTGCGCGCCCAGAAGGACCTCGGGATCGAGGTACCCGACGCCGCCCTCGCCGATTACGAGCGCGTGGTCGACCAGGTCGACCTGGCCTCGATCGCCGAGCGCGAGAAGGTCACCCGGCACGACGTGAAGGCCCGGATCGAGGAGTTCAACGCCCTCGCCGGTCATGAGCACGTCCACAAGGGCATGACCTCCCGCGACCTCACCGAGAACGTCGAGCAGCTCCAGATCCGGCTCTCCCTGGAACTGATGCGCGACCGCACGGTGGCCGTCCTGGCCCGGCTCGGGAAGCTCGCTGCCGAATACCGCGAGCTGGTCGTCGCCGGCCGCTCCCACAACGTCGCCGCCCAGGCCACGACCCTCGGCAAGCGCTTCGCGACCGCGGCCGACGAGCTGCTGGTGGCCTACGGCCGGCTCGAAGACCTGCTGGAGCGCTACCCCCTCCGCGGCATCAAGGGCCCGGTCGGCACGGCGCAGGACATGCTCGACCTGCTGGGCGGCGATGCCGGGAAGCTGGCCGAGCTCGAACAGCGCATCGCCGGCCACCTGGGCTTCGCCCAGGCCTTCACCTCGGTCGGCCAGGTCTATCCCCGCTCGCTCGACTACGACGTCGTGACCGCCCTGGTCCAGCTGGCGGCGGCGCCCTCCTCGGTCGCGAAGACCATCCGGCTGATGGCCGGCCACGAGCTGGTGACCGAGGGGTTCAAGCCGGGTCAGGTCGGCTCGTCCGCGATGCCCCACAAGATGAACACCCGCTCCTGCGAGCGCGTCAACGGCCTCATGGTCATCCTGCGCGGCTACGCGTCGATGACCGGTGAGCTGGCGGGCGACCAGTGGAACGAGGGCGACGTCTCCTGCTCGGTGGTCCGCCGGGTGGCCCTGCCGGACGCGTTCTTCGCGTTCGACGGGCTGGTGGAGACGTTCCTGACGGTGCTCGACGAATTCGGCGCCTTCCCCGCCGTCGTGGCCCGCGAGCTGGACCGCTACCTTCCCTTCCTCGCCACGACCAAGGTGCTGATGGGCGCGGTGCGCGCGGGTGTCGGCCGCGAGGTCGCCCATGAGGCCATCAAGGAGAACGCCGTCGCCTCCGCCCTGGCCATGCGTGAGCAGGGCACCGAGCGCAACGAGCTGCTGGACAAGCTCGCGGCCGACGAGCGCATCCCGCTCGACCGCGCCCAGCTCGACGAGCTGATGGCGGACAAGCTCTCCTTCACCGGTGCGGCGGGCGACCAGGTCACCGCGCTCGTCTCCCGGATCGAGGAGATCACCAAGCAGCACCCGGAGGCCGCGGGATACACCCCGGGCTCGATCCTCTGA